The Hymenobacter sp. DG01 genome has a segment encoding these proteins:
- the moaC gene encoding cyclic pyranopterin monophosphate synthase MoaC, giving the protein MSDSPKLTHLNAAGQPAMVDVGQKTPTRRVARARSRVILGPDIMALVKEGDLPTRKGPVFQTAILAGIMGAKRTSELIPLCHPLGLDDCQVRIEPDGDDAVLIECTATVTGKTGVEMEALTGASVAALTIYDMCKALSHNIVIQETRLLEKTGGKQDFHHAG; this is encoded by the coding sequence ATGTCTGACTCTCCCAAACTCACCCACCTCAATGCCGCCGGGCAGCCGGCCATGGTTGACGTGGGCCAGAAAACGCCCACCCGCCGCGTGGCCCGGGCCCGCAGCCGCGTCATCCTTGGCCCCGACATCATGGCCCTCGTGAAAGAAGGCGACCTTCCCACCCGCAAGGGCCCGGTATTCCAAACGGCTATTCTGGCCGGTATCATGGGGGCCAAGCGCACGTCGGAGCTGATTCCGCTCTGCCACCCCCTGGGCCTCGACGACTGCCAGGTTCGTATTGAACCCGATGGGGACGATGCGGTGCTGATTGAGTGCACGGCCACCGTAACCGGCAAAACCGGCGTGGAAATGGAGGCCCTGACCGGGGCTTCGGTGGCCGCCCTTACCATCTATGACATGTGCAAGGCGCTGTCGCACAACATTGTGATTCAGGAAACGCGCCTGCTGGAGAAAACCGGCGGCAAACAGGACTTTCATCATGCCGGATAA
- a CDS encoding RtcB family protein yields the protein MRLLPDVRPAYLSRKEDLVKTVYFTDRSAVEQNALQSLLAFEKKENIGQIAVFPDIHYCSERAIPVGVAFQTTEVFYPLVTGKDMGCGVAYLRIPRSEVLRPFDKAKHYPVLEREVHRMTDEGLGGGNHFLSLEESAAYLYIIVHTGSRNLGVYMHQENSRLLQLHNPGQEWLPGEVATPAYRREYQRVLAYAASRRREFLEKTCDFLRRNQYVAAGTPVVADSCHNLLEFGPEGVIHRKGSTQLVAGHEVVIPLSMSRGSLIVKPNPWQEATETALWSCAHGAGRQYSRTDTLKFWHSLKKAEKDAYRQRFPELLNRRGDFDSSILQEFDFAYKDSAALLATQPHLIWCDETTPLVTVKSVGV from the coding sequence ATGCGGCTGCTTCCCGACGTGCGCCCCGCTTATTTATCTCGTAAAGAAGACCTCGTGAAGACAGTCTATTTTACGGATCGTAGCGCCGTGGAGCAGAACGCGCTACAGTCCCTTCTCGCCTTCGAGAAAAAAGAGAACATCGGGCAGATTGCCGTATTTCCCGATATCCATTATTGCTCCGAACGTGCCATACCCGTAGGAGTTGCCTTTCAAACCACGGAAGTTTTCTACCCCCTGGTGACGGGCAAGGATATGGGCTGCGGGGTTGCCTACCTGCGCATTCCCCGGTCCGAAGTGCTTCGGCCCTTCGACAAAGCCAAACACTACCCCGTGCTGGAGCGGGAAGTGCATCGCATGACCGATGAAGGCCTGGGCGGCGGCAACCACTTCCTGTCCCTGGAGGAGTCGGCGGCTTATCTGTATATCATCGTGCACACCGGGAGCCGTAATCTGGGCGTGTATATGCACCAGGAAAACAGCAGATTGCTGCAGCTTCATAACCCCGGGCAGGAGTGGCTGCCTGGCGAAGTAGCTACGCCTGCCTACCGCCGAGAGTATCAGCGGGTACTAGCGTATGCGGCCAGCCGGCGCCGGGAGTTTCTGGAGAAAACCTGCGACTTTCTGCGGCGCAATCAGTACGTGGCGGCTGGCACGCCCGTCGTGGCTGATAGCTGCCACAACCTGCTGGAGTTCGGGCCGGAGGGCGTCATTCACCGTAAGGGTAGCACGCAGCTAGTGGCCGGCCACGAGGTAGTCATTCCGCTTTCCATGAGCAGGGGCTCCCTCATCGTGAAGCCTAACCCGTGGCAGGAGGCCACAGAAACGGCGCTCTGGAGCTGCGCGCACGGGGCCGGTCGGCAGTACAGCCGCACTGATACCCTCAAATTCTGGCACTCACTGAAAAAGGCGGAAAAGGATGCTTACCGGCAGCGTTTTCCAGAATTGCTCAACCGCCGGGGCGACTTTGACAGCAGTATTCTGCAGGAATTCGACTTCGCCTACAAAGATTCTGCGGCGCTGCTGGCCACTCAGCCCCACCTGATTTGGTGCGATGAGACAACTCCGCTGGTTACCGTAAAGTCGGTGGGTGTATAA
- a CDS encoding molybdopterin molybdotransferase MoeA — protein MISVEEATRLVAATVRPLTVEFLSLPLAAGRILREDLRADRDFPPFNRVAMDGIALRFAALEAGQTEFRIESTQFAGQPPTPLLDPEAAVEIMTGAALPEGVDTVIRYEDLTFLTDDAGQRHATLQTLPPRPGHNVHARAADRRQGDLLVPAGTRLEPAEVAVAATIGAATVAVTRRPRVAVVSTGDELVPIAEQPAAHQIRRSNALMLQAAAWQAGAEAETFHFNDDPEALRLGLPALLEGYDAVILSGGVSKGKADFLPETLRELGVEQVFHEVQQRPGKPFWFGRQPGGAVVFALPGNPVSTFVNFYRYVRPWLLAVQQPETTETSGLPATALLGGPVAAVLTEDVQFKPRLTHFLLVSLEPGPDGRLLATPERAGGSGDMASLLTSAGFLELPPEQEQFPAGTVLPAWRFRC, from the coding sequence ATGATTTCCGTTGAAGAAGCCACCCGCCTTGTTGCCGCCACCGTCCGCCCGCTGACCGTGGAGTTCCTTTCGCTACCCCTCGCGGCGGGCCGCATCCTGCGCGAAGACCTACGGGCCGACCGGGACTTTCCGCCTTTCAACCGAGTAGCCATGGATGGCATTGCCCTGCGCTTCGCCGCCTTGGAGGCCGGACAAACGGAGTTTCGCATCGAAAGCACCCAGTTTGCCGGCCAGCCGCCTACCCCCCTGCTTGACCCCGAAGCCGCCGTGGAAATCATGACCGGGGCCGCCCTGCCCGAGGGCGTGGATACTGTCATTCGCTACGAAGACCTCACCTTTCTTACCGATGACGCCGGGCAGCGCCACGCTACCCTGCAGACCCTACCCCCCCGGCCAGGCCACAACGTACACGCCCGCGCCGCCGACCGCCGTCAGGGCGACTTGCTAGTGCCCGCCGGCACCCGTCTGGAGCCCGCCGAAGTGGCGGTGGCTGCCACCATTGGGGCGGCCACGGTGGCTGTCACGCGCCGCCCGCGGGTGGCCGTGGTCAGCACCGGCGACGAGCTGGTGCCTATTGCGGAGCAGCCCGCCGCCCATCAGATCCGCCGCTCCAACGCCCTGATGCTGCAAGCCGCCGCCTGGCAGGCTGGGGCTGAGGCCGAAACCTTCCACTTCAACGATGACCCCGAAGCCCTGCGTCTAGGTCTGCCTGCCTTGCTAGAAGGTTATGACGCGGTGATTCTGAGCGGGGGCGTATCCAAGGGCAAGGCCGATTTCCTGCCCGAAACCCTGCGGGAGCTAGGCGTGGAGCAGGTGTTTCATGAGGTGCAGCAGCGGCCGGGCAAGCCGTTCTGGTTTGGCCGGCAGCCGGGCGGCGCGGTAGTATTTGCCCTGCCCGGCAACCCGGTTTCCACCTTCGTAAACTTCTACCGCTACGTCCGCCCCTGGCTGCTGGCCGTGCAGCAACCCGAAACTACCGAAACTTCCGGTTTACCGGCTACGGCCTTGCTCGGTGGCCCGGTAGCGGCAGTGCTTACCGAAGATGTGCAGTTCAAGCCCCGCCTCACCCACTTCCTGCTGGTGAGCCTAGAGCCTGGCCCCGATGGACGCCTGCTGGCTACCCCCGAGCGGGCCGGCGGCTCCGGCGACATGGCCAGTCTGCTGACCTCGGCGGGCTTTCTGGAACTGCCGCCGGAACAAGAGCAGTTTCCGGCGGGCACAGTGCTGCCGGCATGGCGGTTTCGCTGCTAA